A part of Salmo salar chromosome ssa18, Ssal_v3.1, whole genome shotgun sequence genomic DNA contains:
- the LOC123728701 gene encoding polymeric immunoglobulin receptor-like yields MAPHILLVLHILFFLTGLSDTQSVSTVSHVSVKQGSSITIPCLYDQRYSINVKYWCKGYYWLGGSTVVCTDHPKTSGKTTISDDINQRVFTVTMTSLSSSDSDYYWCIVERKNKADDGVGLQISVSPGTPELYVDQQELTGVVGGSVTVCCYFSSYGGSGRWCRMGGSCVAVGHSGDLDGTFVKLVQEQRETTNGYVLMVNMSGLMMENTGWYWCEKGDLQMPVHVTVNQPTTTQSTTTIITTTQTPTTHQTSLISAESITSQPTVTPSVTTDQNNGGTDEMQQEKNQRLERIFYLVKAGSALLFLLSTIIAVVKFRENRHQDDTKDA; encoded by the exons ATGGCTCCACATATCCTCCTTGTCCTGCACATCCTTTTCTTCCTCACCGGACTCTCAG atacacagaGTGTGTCCACAGTGAGTCATGTGTCTGTAAAGCAAGGAAGCTCCATCACCATCCCATGTCTCTATGATCAGAGATATAGTATCAATGTGAAGTACTGGTGTAAGGGATATTATTGGTTAGGTGGCTCTACTGTTGTATGCACTGATCATCCTAAAACCAGTGGAAAGACCACAATCTCTGATGACATCAACCAGCGAGTCTTCACTGTGACCATGACAAGTCTTAGTTCTAGTGATTCTGATTATTACTGGTGTATTGTGGAGAGGAAGAACAAGGCAGATGATGGGGTTGGACTGCAGATATCTGTTTCTCCAG GTACTCCAGAACTCTATGTGGACCAACAAGAGCTGACTGGAGTTGTAGGAGGGAGTGTCACCGTGTGCTGTTACTTTAGTTCATATGGAGGCAGCGGGAGGTGGTGCAGGATGGGAGGCTCGTGTGTGGCTGTGGGACATTCTGGGGATTTAGATGGAACATTTGTGAAGTTAGTGCAGGAGCAGAGAGAAACCACCAACGGTTATGTCTTAATGGTGAATATGAGTGGATTGATGATGGAGAACACTGGCTGGTACTGGTGTGAAAAGGGAGACCTACAGATGCCTGTTCATGTCACTGTCAATCAACCAACCACAACACAgagcaccaccaccatcatcacaa CAACACAAACTCCGACCACACACCAAACATCACTAATCAGTGCTGAGTCTATTACTTCTCAGCCCACAGTCACCCCTTCTGTTACTACAGACCAGAACAATGGGGGAACTGACGAGATGCAACAAGAGAAGAACCAGag ATTGGAACGCATTTTCTACCTGGTGAAAGCTGGAAGTGCACTGCTGTTCCTCCTGTCCACCATCATTGCTGTGGTGAAGTTCAGGGAAAACAGACATCAAGATGATACCAAGGATGCATAG
- the LOC106576993 gene encoding CMRF35-like molecule 1 isoform X2: MAPHLLLVLHILFFLTGLSDTQSVSTVSHVSVKQGGSITIPCLYTQRYRNNVKYWCKGYYWLGGSTVVRTDHPKTSGKTPISDDINQHIFTVTMTSLSPSDSDYYWCIVVRKNKADDGVRLQLSVTPAQDISAGKSGESAVSSQPSVNNIQTLERTFFYLLKVGNALLFLLCNIIGVVKFRKNRHQDDTKDV; this comes from the exons ATGGCTCCACATCTCCTCCTTGTCCTGCACATCCTTTTCTTCCTCACTGGACTTTCAG atacacagaGTGTGTCCACAGTGAGTCATGTGTCTGTAAAGCAAGGAGGCTCCATCACCATCCCATGTCTCTATACTCAGAGATATAGAAACAATGTGAAATACTGGTGTAAGGGATATTATTGGTTAGGTGGCTCTACTGTTGTACGCACTGACCATCCTAAGACCAGTGGTAAGACCCCAATCTCTGATGACATCAACCAGCACATCTTCACTGTGACCATGACAAGTCTTAGTCCTAGTGATTCTGATTATTACTGGTGTATTGTGGTGAGGAAGAACAAGGCAGATGATGGGGTTAGACTGCAGCTATCTGTTACTCCAG CCCAAGACATCTCTGCTGGTAAATCCGGAGAATCTGCAGTCTCTTCTCAGCCGTCAGTCAACAACATCCAGAC ATTGGAACGTACATTCTTCTACCTGCTGAAAGTTGGTAATGCACTGCTCTTCCTCCTGTGCAACATCATTGGAGTGGTGAAGTTTAGGAAAAACCGGCATCAAGATGATACCAAGGATGTATAG
- the LOC106576993 gene encoding polymeric immunoglobulin receptor isoform X1: MAPHLLLVLHILFFLTGLSDTQSVSTVSHVSVKQGGSITIPCLYTQRYRNNVKYWCKGYYWLGGSTVVRTDHPKTSGKTPISDDINQHIFTVTMTSLSPSDSDYYWCIVVRKNKADDGVRLQLSVTPDTPGLYVDSQEVTGVVGQNVTVRCYYSEAGARGRWCRMGRGGKCLVNSGFLDRTSVTLHQQTNIVTNGNVLTVTMSALRMVDTGWYRCENGDYQMPVHITVNQQTTKQNTTTFTQDISAGKSGESAVSSQPSVNNIQTLERTFFYLLKVGNALLFLLCNIIGVVKFRKNRHQDDTKDV, translated from the exons ATGGCTCCACATCTCCTCCTTGTCCTGCACATCCTTTTCTTCCTCACTGGACTTTCAG atacacagaGTGTGTCCACAGTGAGTCATGTGTCTGTAAAGCAAGGAGGCTCCATCACCATCCCATGTCTCTATACTCAGAGATATAGAAACAATGTGAAATACTGGTGTAAGGGATATTATTGGTTAGGTGGCTCTACTGTTGTACGCACTGACCATCCTAAGACCAGTGGTAAGACCCCAATCTCTGATGACATCAACCAGCACATCTTCACTGTGACCATGACAAGTCTTAGTCCTAGTGATTCTGATTATTACTGGTGTATTGTGGTGAGGAAGAACAAGGCAGATGATGGGGTTAGACTGCAGCTATCTGTTACTCCAG ATACTCCAGGACTCTATGTGGATTCACAAGAAGTGACTGGAGTTGTAGGACAGAATGTCACTGTGCGTTGTTACTATAGTGAAGCTGGAGCCAGAGGCAGGTGGTGCAGGATGGGTAGGGGTGGGAAATGTCTGGTGAATTCTGGATTTCTAGATAGAACATCAGTGACATTACACCAGCAGACCAATATTGTCACCAATGGCAATGTTTTAACGGTGACTATGAGTGCACTGAGGATGGTGGACACTGGCTGGTACAGGTGTGAAAATGGAGACTATCAGATGCCTGTTCATATCACTGTCAATCAGCAAACCACAAAGCAAAATACCACCACCTTCA CCCAAGACATCTCTGCTGGTAAATCCGGAGAATCTGCAGTCTCTTCTCAGCCGTCAGTCAACAACATCCAGAC ATTGGAACGTACATTCTTCTACCTGCTGAAAGTTGGTAATGCACTGCTCTTCCTCCTGTGCAACATCATTGGAGTGGTGAAGTTTAGGAAAAACCGGCATCAAGATGATACCAAGGATGTATAG